One bacterium genomic window, CCGACAGCTTCGCGCCGCCACAGCCCCCCGGCGTCCGCGTGAGGTGCTCGGCCGGGTACCAGAGCCGCACCCTGGCGTCGGCCGACGGCAAGCTGCTGATCGCGTACGTGCGCAACGTCGGCGGCCTGCTGCCTCAGAACGTCCGCACCCGCACCGCCTGCCCGCTACGGGTGACGCTGGCCCAGAGCACCGGCGCCTGGCAGGTGTGGGACCTGGACGACCGCCGGGTCGTCCGGACGGTGAGGACGGCGGGCGCCCAGACGCTGGACCTGGGCGTGACCGACCACGATTTGGCGCTCGTGTTCCGCGGGCGCTGACGGCTGCGGTGAGGTAAGCATGGAGACCATCGTCGTGACGGAGGGCGGGTTCTGTTTCGGGGTGCGCCGGGCCATGAAGATGGCCGAGGAGATGCTGGCGTGCCACGGCAGCGGCGTGACGCTGGGGCCGCTCATCCACAACCTCGAGGCCGTGGCGCGACTGGAGGAGCAGGGGCTGCGCGTCGCTGAGAGCGTGGATGACGTGCGGCCGGGGGCAGTCGTGATGCTCCGCACCCACGGCACCGGCCCGGACACGATCGCCCGGCTGCAGGAGCGCGGCGTCACCCTCGTGGACGCTACCTGCCCGTTCGTCGCCCGTGCCCAGCGCGAGGCGGCGCAGTTCCAGGCCGCCGGCTACCAGGTGCTCGTGCTGGGCGACCCTGACCACCCCGAGGCCCTCGGCATCTCCGAGCACACCGGCGGAGCCGCGACGATCGTGGAGTCACCGGCCGACCTGGCCCGCCTCAAGCTGCGCAAGCAGGTCGCCGTTGTCTGCCAGACCACTCAGCGGCTGGACAATCTGCAGGCCCTCGCGCACGATCTACTGCCGTTGGTCAACGAGTTGCGGGTGGCCAACACCATCTGCGACGCCACGACCAAGCGTCAGGAGGCGTCGCTGCAGGTCGCGCGCGAAGTGGACGCGATGATCGTGGTCGGCGGACACCACAGCGCCAACACGACCCGGCTGGCGCAGATCTGCGCGGAGACGGGCACGCCGACCTACCACATCGAGACGGCGGCGGAGCTACAGGCGGAGTGGGGCCGTGGTGCGGCCAGGGTCGGCGTAACGGCGGGGGCGTCCACACCGGACTGGGTCATCGAGGAAGTCGCGGCGCGCCTGAGACAGTTGGCCGGCTAGCGCCCAGCAAGGAGGAGACTGTGATCACGTCACTGCAGCAGGTGGTCGAAAAGGCCCGCGAGTTCCCGACCCGTACCGTTGCCGTGGTCGTGGCCGAGCAGGAGAGCGCCCTGGAGTCGGTGCGCGACGCGATGCAGGCCGGACTGGTGCGGCCGCTGCTCTTCGGCGCCGCCGAGGCCATACGGGAGAAGGCCGACAAGGTGGGCCTGACGCTGGCGTCCGAGCAGATCATGGACATGCCCGACGACTTGACCGCCGCCGAGCAGGCCGTGCTGGCCGTCCGCTCGGGTGAGGCCGACATCCTGATGAAGGGGCAGATCCACACCGACGACTTCCTGCGCGCTGTGCTGCATAAAGAGAAGGGCCTGCGCTCCGGCAACATCATGAGCCATGTCTTCATCCTCGACACGACCTACCGGGGCAAGCTGACCTTCGTGACCGATGCCGCCATGAACATCGCGCCCGACCTGCCCACCAAGGCCGCCATCATCATGAACGCGGTCTTCCTGACCAACTGCTTCGGCCTGGAATGCCCCAAGGTCGGCGTCCTCGCGGCGGCGGAGCTGGTGAACCCCGACATGCCGGCCACGGTCGAGGCGGCAGCGCTGGCAGGCATGGAGCACCGCGGCCAGTTCCCCAACTGCACCGTGGACGGCCCCTTCGCGCTCGACAACGCCATCAACGCCGAGGCGGCGCGGGTGAAGGGCATCGGGGGCGAGGTGGCCGGTGACTGCGACATCCTGCTGTGCCCCAACATCGAGGCCGGCAACATCCTGGCCAAGGCGTACGCCTTCATGTGCGGGGGGCAGAGCGCGGGGGTGCTGGTGGGGGCGGCGGCGCCGGTGGTGCTGACCTCACGGGCGGACTCGGCGGCCGCGAAGCTCTACTCCATCGCTACCGCCATGCTCACCTCGAACATGGCCCGTACCGGCCGGCTCAAGGTAGGCCGGGTGCATTTCTGATCGCCCGGACCTACCGGGTAGGGCGGGGTGTCGGCGTCAGACTGCGCAGCAGTCTGGGCCGACGGGGGCCCCGCCGGGGCACGTCGTGGCGAGTGTGCCCACCCACACCAGTAGTGTGGGCGGCCTCGCCCGCACACGAACCACTGCCGTCCGTGGGCAGGCGAGGCCGCCTGCACTACGCCATGCCGCCGCGATACCACACTACACGTAGTCCATGTGCAGGTAGACCCACGGTGTGTAGGGGAAGGCCGCGCTGAGCCGCCGCACCGTGGCCTCATCGCCCTGGTGCACCGACACTACGTCCATCTCCACCGCCCGAAGCAGGTCTAGCCGCCGACACAGCAGCCGCGTCAGGAAGTCGTCCTTCGCCTCGATCGTCACTTCCCGCCGCACCGGCTCGTCCTCCCACAGCACGCCATCCCATGTCGGCGTCCACGCCTTGACGCGCAGACCGGACAGCAGGTCCAGGTCCGTGCAGGTCTGCTGCACCAACTCCTGCGGCCGAACGGGCTGGCCCATGATCATCAGCCCGCGCAGACCCTCGACGAACCCCAGGGACTGGCACAGCTCCCGCCACGGGTGCTCGTGAGACAGGTGGATCGCCACCTTGCGGTCCTGGCCGGCGGCCATGTGACCGAGGGTATCGAAGCACTGCCGCACCGCGGCCGCTTCGCCGGCGGCATCCTGTACCGTCCACGTGTCGCTGGCGTAGCGCCCCGAGGTGAACCCGGCCAGCAGGTAGCCCTGCAGCTCCCCTACGGCCGGATAGCGCACATAGACCGTCTCCTGGGGGATGACCTCGTAGATCATCGCCGTCATGGCCTCGCGCCAGTAGCCCGGGCGGCGCGGCGGGAAGCCGCCGTAGCCGCCGTAGGTAGCCAGGTGGGCCGCGTAGACAGCCTCTTCCTCAGCGTACAGGTCGTCGAGACCCAGTACGGCCGCCTCACCGGAGCCCGCGTCGGGCTGCCAGACAGCCTGGCGGATGTAGATCAGGTCACGGTGGCCGCTCTTGAGGTAGAAGTTGTAGCCATTGCTCCGCTCGGCGCCGCGGTAGACCATGAGCATGTCCACCCGGTCCGCCAGGAACTCCCTGGCCGCCGCGATCATGGCGCTGCCGATGCCCTTGGAGCGCATGTCCTCGCGGGTGCCCACGGCGTTCTCGAAGACGGTGCGGATGACCGCGCCGGGAGCGGCCTGGAAGGGCCGCTGATCCAGCGGGATGGCCCCGACCGGCTCGCCGTCCAGATACGCCAGCGAGGCCGTCATCGCCGGCTCTCGTGAGCGCCACTGCTCGGCCGTCAGCGGCGGGAAGATGGCGTTGCGGATGCCCAGGAGATCGTGCACGTCCTCGGGGCGGTATTCGCGGCAGACGAGGTTGTCCATCGTGTTCCTCCTACTTCTGGCGCGGCAGTTCGACGACCTGTCCGGCCTTCACCTGCAACGTGAGGGGCTGGCGTCCCGTGAACTGCAGCGTCACCTTGCCCCCACCGTCGTGGCCCACAATGAGCCAGCCACGATCCCAGTACCCGTACACGCACAGACTCAGCGGCCGGTCGGCCCACAGCTTGAGCAACTTGTCGGTATGCTGTGTGCACTTCACGAGCGACACGAACCCGCCCTCGTCATGCTCGCCCTTGTAGGCCATCGCGCCGGTGAAAGTGCCGCCGGGGAAGCGGCAGGGCTTCGTCGGGTCGGGCGAGAGTTTGAGAGAGCCCAGACTCGTCTCCACCGAGACTCCGGTTGCGTCCGTCACCCACTGGGCCGATCCGCCGTAGGGCTGCGCCGGCGCCAGGATCGTGCCGAAGATCGTGTCGGTGGCCTCGCGCCGCAGAATCTGCATCGGCATGAGCCTATCCAGGGCCGTGGTGATGCTCCGGCCGACGATGAGTTCCGTCGGCTCACCACCCAGGCTCGTGATCGTCAGGCCGCTTCTCTCGTCGCCCCACGTCGTGCTGCTCTGCTGGGCCGTGGCCGCCGCCCCCTGCGCCTGGTGGATGTGCTGATAGCCGCAGTTCTTGCCGAGAGGATCCGCCAGCGGCGTCAGCGGTGCCGAGGCCGACTTGAAGGGCGCGTCAATGTGTAGGGCGTAGTCGTAGACGTGCTTGTCGCGGCTCCGCACACGGTAGAAGTCCACGATCCGCCCGTCCACCAGTGCCACCGTCCGCGTCAGCTGGACGCCCTCGAAGACGGCGTCGCAGCTCGCCTGCGCGACCCGCAGAAACGGGTCGGCATGGAAGAACCCGAGCTTGCCCATGGCTCGCTTCTGGAAGCTGTCGCACGGCCACGTCTTGTCCGTATCGAGGCCGGGGTACTGGCTCCTGCCATCTACGGTGAGCGTGTTGTGGCTGATCGTGTGGGCAGTCCACTGGCCCTTCTCGGCGCTGTCATAGCCGCAGGAGCCGAAGTCCGGGAGGAGCTGCTTGCCGTTGTTCCAGACCGCGAGGCTGAGCTTGTCGGGGTGGTTGTGCCCACCGCCGTAGGGGCCGAAGGTCATGTTGACGGCCAACCCCTCGGTGCTCGGGAGCTTGCCCGCGTAGTCGCCCTGGCGCAGCAGCGCCAAGCCGCTGGAGGGGAACAGGCTGCTGCCGTACTCGAGCACGCCATTGTTACAGAATCTGGCCCCGCTGTAGTCGAACTTGCCCGGGTTGGGCGGGCGCTCGTAGAGCAGGTCATCCAGATTCGGCCCGGCAGAGGAGGCGTCGGTCATCACGACCGACTTCGGGCCGATGACGGCGGTGGGGGGGCGGGCGACCCAGTCGGTGAGCTTGCCGTCCACAGTGAGGCCCGAAGCGCGAGGGGCCACGATCGCCCTGGCCGGCGGGACGCCGGCACTGGACAGCAGCAGCGTGCCACCCTCGGCCGAGTCGTAGCGGTCGTTCTGACAGGACCAGCAGACCATCTTCTCCTTGGTCGTGTTGCCACCGGTGCTGTCGCAGTCATACAGCACGAAGTCCGCAGTCAGCTTGCCGCCCTCGCGGGGCACGAAGGCCGTCCCCTGCTCGTCGCCCTGCGGGGCGAGTTCACTCAGCGGGATGGCCAACTCGAGCGCATAGCCCTCCGGCGTCTTCGTGACGACGTACTTGCCCGCGCTCACGCCCGCGTTGGCGAGACCGAAGCGGTTGAAGAGCGCGGCCACCGGGGGGACCTTGTCGAAGTCGCCGGGGCTGAGGCCATAGATGAAGTCATACGGCCCGCCCTGACCGTCGCGCCACTTGAGGCCCACCCACAGCGCATCCCCCTGCCACACGTCGCCGGGCTTGGTCCAACTGTTGCGCACGACCTGGTCGGTGATGTCGGCGGCGACATACAGGCGTTGGTCGTCCCAGGCCAGCCAGACCTTCGCTGCGGCATCCTTGGCCCCGAGCTTGGGGATGGTCGTCTGCCGACCCCGGTTGATGAGCCAGGCATACTTGGGGTCGCGAGTGTGCTCCCAGGCCGCGCGGTAGGCGGCGTTGACCGAGAGCGGCCCGCGTCCGCTGTCGGCCACCACCGGCCACGTGAGGTCCGGGAACGTGTAGTAGAACGGGCCGTCGAACATGAGCTTCATGCTCTTGGGTCCGTTGTCGCCGTCGCCGACGCAGTAGTTGATGATGGGCTCGCGGTCGGTGTTGTAGTCATCCGGCACCGACAGCTTGTACAGGTCGAGGTTGCAGCGGGCGGCCGCCTGCAGCAGCGGGAACAGGGCGCTGATGACGAAGCTGTGGTAGCCCGCCGAGCGCTCCCAGAACAGGCCGTCATCCTGCACGTCGTGAGCCAGCAGGTGCTTGAGGCCATACGGGCCGTCGATCGCGTGCTCGACCATGTCAGCGTCTTGCAGCAACAGCCCCGTCAGTCCCACCGCCGAGTCGAACCACGCCTGGAAGTTGTAGCACTTGTAGTGCAAGTCGCCAGGGCGGTTGTCCTGCGGGTCGTGGTAGTCGCGTACCCAGAACAGCTCGGCGCCGGGTCGGAGCAGGTCGCGCTCGATCTGCGCGCGCTCCGCGGCGGTGAAGCATGGGCTCTCATAGGCGAGGTCATACGCGCACACGAGCGGCACGAACCACACGGCCTCATAGAGGCCGGACACGGTCTTGGTGATCTTCACGCGGCCACCGCGCGCGGGCAGCGTGGGGTACAGCTTCGCGTAACCGAGCAGCGCGTCATGGACCCACTGCGCGTAGCGCTCATCGCCGAGCAACTGGTAGTACAGGCCGACCTGCTGCAGCCGCGAGGTGACGGCGGACATCTCGTCGGTCACGCCGGTGGGGATGGTCGCGGGCTTGCTGACATACCCGTCCGCCGAGCTGCGCAGGGAGGCCAGCAGCTTCTCGTTCTCCCGGGTCTGCAGCGCCCGGCGCGCGCGCTCCAGTTGCGCCGCGCCATAGAGCAGGTACGGGTGCTTCGCCGGCACGCCGCCGCCGGGGGCGAGGGCCGGGGCCATCGGCCGGGTCTGGCACATGCCAGTCGTCTCGGGTCCGCCGTCAGGGGACTTGACGTTGACGGCATACCAGGCGGAGGCCGGACCGGGGACGAGGAACTCCGTGGCGGATACAGGCACAGAGCCGACGCCCAGGGGCTTGCTCTGCGGGGTCATCATCTTCGTTAGGCCCAGGCCCGCGCAGCGGCTGTCCGGGTCGAGCTGCCAGCGCAGCCGCACCGACCCGTCCAGCCGCACCGTGGCGGTGACGCGCTGCGGCGCCTTCGGCGGCGGCAGCTTCCCCGTCCTCACGGTGACGGTCGCGGGGCGGCTGGCCACACCCTCGCCGGCCAGCGCCTCGACGGTGTAAGTGTACGCCTGGTTGCTGCGCACCGTCCGATCCACGAACTCCCGCACCGCAGTCTCGCTGATCTCGTCGCCCCGGCGGACGCGGTAGCGCAGCAGGTCGGCGTAGTCGGCCGTCATCCCCCAGGTCAGGCGCACCGCTCCGCCCTTCGTGACGATGGCCTGCAGCTTCGTGGGCGGCGCCAGCGTCGTCGGGTCCAGCGGCTGCAGCTTCACGTGCTCATAGCGTACGTTGTGGTTGTAGTAGTGCAGGAAGCCGACGCGGCCCTGAGCGGGCGGCTCACCGTACACGGTGGGGCCACTGCTGATGAGTTGCCCGTCGCGATACAGCAGACTCCGTCCCCCGAGCACGAGCAGGCGGAAGTGGACCTTCTCCCCCACCTTGAGCGTGTCGAGCGGCAGGAAGAACGCCTTGCGGTTCTCGTGTTTATCCGCCTGCACGGCCCAGACGATGATCGCGCGGAGCTTCGGCCCGCCGGCCGGCCGGGCGACCATGTCGAACTCCAGGGCGAAGTCGCGGAAGTCCTGCGCGGTCAGTAGGTACTTGTCCGGCGTGCTGCCGCCGCCGTCGCTGATCTCAATGGCGCCATCCGGCCCCACCTGGTAGGCCTCGGGTGCCCGGTCCCACTGGATCTGAGCCAGGCCCAGCGTCGCCGTCGAGAGTGCTATCGCTACGAGCAGCGTCCGCATTGCGTCCTCCTTGAGGCGTCTGGCAGGGCCACACTGGCCCCGCGGGTTGCGGCATGGCGGGGGCCTTACCCCTCCGGCCGGAACACGTACCCTACCCCTCGCACGGTCACGATGGGCAGCGGCTTGAGGCCCGCCTGCCGCAGCTTGCTGCGCAGGCGGCTGATGTGATTGTCCACCAGCCGCAGGTCGCCGTAGAAGTCCTCGCCCCAGATGGCATCGGCCAGTTGCGAGCGCGACATGACCACCCGGGAGTGGCGCATCAAGCAGACCAGCAGGTCGAACTCCAGCGTCGTGAGCGCCACGGGCTGGTGACGGATCGCCACCTCGCGCTGATCGGGGAACACCCGCAGGTGCGGGCTGGCCAGCGGCGCCTTGTCGCCCAGGCCGGCCCGTTGCAGCAGCGTCTTCAGGTGCGCCACCAGCTCCATCGCGCCACAGGGCCCCGCGACGACAGCGTCGGCGTCCACGCCCTCGATGGCAGGCGCCTCCCGGTCCGTCAGCACGAGCACTGGCAGCGCGGAGGCGCCGCGCAGCTCCGCCAGGGCTTCAGGGCCGAGGAGCGCCAGGTCGAGCACGGCGGCATCCGGGCGCACGCGAGAGCAGACCTTCAGGGCTGCGGGACCGCTGTCGGCGATGGTCACGCGCCTCCCCTCGGCTTCGAGATACCAGCCGACAGCCTCGGCCAGTTCACGGTCAGCAGCGGCGATCAGGACGTGGATGGGCATGGTGCAGTGTGTCCTTCAGAGGTGTAGCAGCCTTGCCGCGTTGCCCCAGAAGAAGTCCTCGATCTGCGCGTCGCTCAGCTTCGCCAGTCGGCACGCCGTCTTGGCCGCGCGCAGGTGCTCTATCCCCACCAGCGGCCACTCGAACCCGTCGGCATAGACCGGGGCGGGCGGGCCGTCCGTCTCGTAGGCCCACATGAACGTGTCGCCCACCGGGTAGTTCGTGCCGCGCAGGTGCGAGACGCAGAAGTCCGAGCCGTACATCAGCCACTGCGGGCCGATGATGTCGAACGCCGCCTGCAGAGCGGCCGCGTTGCAGACTGCCGAGGTGTCCAGCCACAGGTTCGGCAGGTCCGCTAGCTGCGGCAGGCCCTCCAGCACGTGGTAGGGGTTGAAGCCCCGCGCGCAATGATCCAGGATGAGCTGCATGTCCGGGTACGCCTGGCAGTACTGGCGAATCCAGCGCTGGTTGGAGACGTCGGCGATGCCGCGCGAGCGCACCAGGTGTAGCGTGACCGACCAGCCCTCCTCGTGGCAGACCTGCACGAAGGGCTCCGGCAGGTACTCGGGCAGTTCCGCCCGGTAGTAGTCCTCGCGTGGGGCGAAGGCGGCGTAGACCTTCAGGCCGCACATGCCCAGCCGCCGCCCCTCCTGGCGCACGAACTCCGGATCCATGTCCGGGGTGACCATCAGGTGCGCCCGCTCCAGCGGGTCGGCCGCCACCTGCTGCGCCACCCA contains:
- a CDS encoding 4-hydroxy-3-methylbut-2-enyl diphosphate reductase, whose product is METIVVTEGGFCFGVRRAMKMAEEMLACHGSGVTLGPLIHNLEAVARLEEQGLRVAESVDDVRPGAVVMLRTHGTGPDTIARLQERGVTLVDATCPFVARAQREAAQFQAAGYQVLVLGDPDHPEALGISEHTGGAATIVESPADLARLKLRKQVAVVCQTTQRLDNLQALAHDLLPLVNELRVANTICDATTKRQEASLQVAREVDAMIVVGGHHSANTTRLAQICAETGTPTYHIETAAELQAEWGRGAARVGVTAGASTPDWVIEEVAARLRQLAG
- a CDS encoding GNAT family N-acetyltransferase, whose translation is MDNLVCREYRPEDVHDLLGIRNAIFPPLTAEQWRSREPAMTASLAYLDGEPVGAIPLDQRPFQAAPGAVIRTVFENAVGTREDMRSKGIGSAMIAAAREFLADRVDMLMVYRGAERSNGYNFYLKSGHRDLIYIRQAVWQPDAGSGEAAVLGLDDLYAEEEAVYAAHLATYGGYGGFPPRRPGYWREAMTAMIYEVIPQETVYVRYPAVGELQGYLLAGFTSGRYASDTWTVQDAAGEAAAVRQCFDTLGHMAAGQDRKVAIHLSHEHPWRELCQSLGFVEGLRGLMIMGQPVRPQELVQQTCTDLDLLSGLRVKAWTPTWDGVLWEDEPVRREVTIEAKDDFLTRLLCRRLDLLRAVEMDVVSVHQGDEATVRRLSAAFPYTPWVYLHMDYV
- a CDS encoding heparinase II/III family protein; amino-acid sequence: MRTLLVAIALSTATLGLAQIQWDRAPEAYQVGPDGAIEISDGGGSTPDKYLLTAQDFRDFALEFDMVARPAGGPKLRAIIVWAVQADKHENRKAFFLPLDTLKVGEKVHFRLLVLGGRSLLYRDGQLISSGPTVYGEPPAQGRVGFLHYYNHNVRYEHVKLQPLDPTTLAPPTKLQAIVTKGGAVRLTWGMTADYADLLRYRVRRGDEISETAVREFVDRTVRSNQAYTYTVEALAGEGVASRPATVTVRTGKLPPPKAPQRVTATVRLDGSVRLRWQLDPDSRCAGLGLTKMMTPQSKPLGVGSVPVSATEFLVPGPASAWYAVNVKSPDGGPETTGMCQTRPMAPALAPGGGVPAKHPYLLYGAAQLERARRALQTRENEKLLASLRSSADGYVSKPATIPTGVTDEMSAVTSRLQQVGLYYQLLGDERYAQWVHDALLGYAKLYPTLPARGGRVKITKTVSGLYEAVWFVPLVCAYDLAYESPCFTAAERAQIERDLLRPGAELFWVRDYHDPQDNRPGDLHYKCYNFQAWFDSAVGLTGLLLQDADMVEHAIDGPYGLKHLLAHDVQDDGLFWERSAGYHSFVISALFPLLQAAARCNLDLYKLSVPDDYNTDREPIINYCVGDGDNGPKSMKLMFDGPFYYTFPDLTWPVVADSGRGPLSVNAAYRAAWEHTRDPKYAWLINRGRQTTIPKLGAKDAAAKVWLAWDDQRLYVAADITDQVVRNSWTKPGDVWQGDALWVGLKWRDGQGGPYDFIYGLSPGDFDKVPPVAALFNRFGLANAGVSAGKYVVTKTPEGYALELAIPLSELAPQGDEQGTAFVPREGGKLTADFVLYDCDSTGGNTTKEKMVCWSCQNDRYDSAEGGTLLLSSAGVPPARAIVAPRASGLTVDGKLTDWVARPPTAVIGPKSVVMTDASSAGPNLDDLLYERPPNPGKFDYSGARFCNNGVLEYGSSLFPSSGLALLRQGDYAGKLPSTEGLAVNMTFGPYGGGHNHPDKLSLAVWNNGKQLLPDFGSCGYDSAEKGQWTAHTISHNTLTVDGRSQYPGLDTDKTWPCDSFQKRAMGKLGFFHADPFLRVAQASCDAVFEGVQLTRTVALVDGRIVDFYRVRSRDKHVYDYALHIDAPFKSASAPLTPLADPLGKNCGYQHIHQAQGAAATAQQSSTTWGDERSGLTITSLGGEPTELIVGRSITTALDRLMPMQILRREATDTIFGTILAPAQPYGGSAQWVTDATGVSVETSLGSLKLSPDPTKPCRFPGGTFTGAMAYKGEHDEGGFVSLVKCTQHTDKLLKLWADRPLSLCVYGYWDRGWLIVGHDGGGKVTLQFTGRQPLTLQVKAGQVVELPRQK
- a CDS encoding bifunctional enoyl-CoA hydratase/phosphate acetyltransferase, coding for MITSLQQVVEKAREFPTRTVAVVVAEQESALESVRDAMQAGLVRPLLFGAAEAIREKADKVGLTLASEQIMDMPDDLTAAEQAVLAVRSGEADILMKGQIHTDDFLRAVLHKEKGLRSGNIMSHVFILDTTYRGKLTFVTDAAMNIAPDLPTKAAIIMNAVFLTNCFGLECPKVGVLAAAELVNPDMPATVEAAALAGMEHRGQFPNCTVDGPFALDNAINAEAARVKGIGGEVAGDCDILLCPNIEAGNILAKAYAFMCGGQSAGVLVGAAAPVVLTSRADSAAAKLYSIATAMLTSNMARTGRLKVGRVHF
- a CDS encoding amidohydrolase, whose translation is MEMTWELRERDREVFARELDGFVPPRLFDAHCHLYRASFWPGPAPAYVQAGPPDVTLDVYREQMAWIVPGREVHGLHMAYPARGLSPEAVAAGNEWVAQQVAADPLERAHLMVTPDMDPEFVRQEGRRLGMCGLKVYAAFAPREDYYRAELPEYLPEPFVQVCHEEGWSVTLHLVRSRGIADVSNQRWIRQYCQAYPDMQLILDHCARGFNPYHVLEGLPQLADLPNLWLDTSAVCNAAALQAAFDIIGPQWLMYGSDFCVSHLRGTNYPVGDTFMWAYETDGPPAPVYADGFEWPLVGIEHLRAAKTACRLAKLSDAQIEDFFWGNAARLLHL
- a CDS encoding response regulator transcription factor produces the protein MPIHVLIAAADRELAEAVGWYLEAEGRRVTIADSGPAALKVCSRVRPDAAVLDLALLGPEALAELRGASALPVLVLTDREAPAIEGVDADAVVAGPCGAMELVAHLKTLLQRAGLGDKAPLASPHLRVFPDQREVAIRHQPVALTTLEFDLLVCLMRHSRVVMSRSQLADAIWGEDFYGDLRLVDNHISRLRSKLRQAGLKPLPIVTVRGVGYVFRPEG